From the Astatotilapia calliptera chromosome 6, fAstCal1.2, whole genome shotgun sequence genome, one window contains:
- the g3bp2a gene encoding ras GTPase-activating protein-binding protein 2 produces the protein MVMEKPSPLLVGREFVRQYYTLLNKAPDFLHRFYGRNSSYVHGGLDPSGKLAEAVYGQAEIHKKVMSLQFSECHTKIRHVDAHATLSDGVVVQVLGELSNNGQPMRKFMQTFVLAPEGSVANKFYVHNDIFCYEDEVFGDSEAELDEESEEEVEEEPEERPTSPEPLQESPNSSTYYEPHPVSNGVEEPMEEPAPEPEPEPEPEPKVEETKPEVEEKVLEEMEEKAPSPVPVESPPNTLEPPKPFSWALVTSKNLPPSGTVTSSGISPHVVKAPSSQPRADAKPETQTAPLRPRDQRTRDRPPFTPRGPRSDGVASSDSQTGKQHLSFVNKGSRGDSESGDMDSRRIVRYPDSHQLFVGNLPHDIDENELKEFFMTYGTVVELRINTKGVGGKLPNFGFVVFDDSEPVQRILGAKPIMFRGEVRLNVEEKKTRAVRERETRGGDERRDMRRNDRGAGGSRGVVGSGMMRDGRGPPPRGSMAPKPGMGSGRGSSGQGEGRFTTPRR, from the exons ATGGTGATGGAGAAGCCAAGTCCCCTGCTTGTAGGGCGGGAGTTTGTGAGGCAGTATTACACACTCTTAAACAAAGCACCAGATTTTCTGCACAG GTTTTACGGGAGGAATTCTTCCTACGTTCATGGAGGACTCGACCCAAGTGGAAAGTTGGCAGAAGCAGTGTATGGGCAAGCG GAAATCCACAAGAAGGTCATGTCGCTGCAGTTTAGTGAATGCCACACAAAGATCAGGCACGTGGATGCTCATGCCACACTGAGCGATGGAGTGGTGGTACAAGTCCTCGGAGAACTGTCGAACAATGGTCAACCCATGAGGAAGTTCATGCAAACGTTTGTGCTTGCTCCAGAG GGTTCAGTGGCGAACAAGTTCTACGTCCACAATGACATCTTCTGTTATGAGGATGAGGTTTTTGGAGACTCCGAAGCTGAGCTTGATGAGG AATCGGAGGAGGAGGTTGAAGAGGAGCCAGAGGAGAGGCCGACTTCCCCTGAACCACTTCAGGAAAGCCCAAACAGCAGCACCTATTATGAACCTCACCCCGTCAG CAACGGAGTTGAAGAGCCCATGGAAGAACCAGCTCCAGAGCCAGAGCCGGAACCCGAACCAGAGCCCAAGGTAGAGGAGACGAAGCCCGAGGTCGAGGAGAAGGTTCTTGAAGAGATGGAGGAGAAGGCACCCTCACCAGTCCCTGTGGAGTCTCCACCAAACACCCTGGAGCCTCCCAAG CCTTTCTCCTGGGCCTTGGTGACCAGTAAAAACCTGCCTCCTTCTGGCACAGTCACCTCTTCTGGAATCTCACCCCATGTTGTTAAGGCTCCAAGCTCACAG CCCAGAGCCGATGCAAAGCCGGAGACACAGACGGCACCTCTTCGCCCCAGAGACCAGCGCACTCGCGACAGACCACCCTTCACTCCACGGGGTCCCAGATCTG ATGGCGTTGCTTCTTCAGACTctcaaacaggaaaacagcaCTTGAGTTTTGTGAACAAAG GTAGCAGGGGCGATTCAGAGTCTGGTGACATGGATAGCAGGCGAATTGTTCGGTACCCTGACAGCCACCAGCTTTTTGTTGGCAATCTTCCACATGACATTGACGAAAACGAGCTCAAAGAGTTTTTTATGA CATATGGAACTGTGGTGGAACTGCGAATCAACACCAAGGGCGTTGGTGGGAAGTTGCCTAACTTTGGATTTGTTGTCTTTGACGATTCGGAGCCTGTGCAGAGAATCCTGGGGGCCAAG CCCATCATGTTTCGAGGCGAGGTGCGTCTGAACGTGGAGGAGAAGAAGACGAGAGCAGTGCGTGAACGAGAGACCCGTGGGGGAGACGAACGTCGGGACATGAGGCGCAACGATCGGGGTGCCGGAGGTTCACGAGGCGTCGTGGGAAGCGGGATGATGCGTGATGGAAGGGGACCGCCGCCTCGTGGTAGCATGGCCCCCAAACCCGGCATGGGCTCTGGAAGGGGCTCCAGTGGCCAGGGAGAGGGCCGCTTCACGACCCCTCGTCGCTGA